A stretch of Halomonas elongata DSM 2581 DNA encodes these proteins:
- the bglB gene encoding beta-galactosidase BglB, with product MKTFSVKHSPLLRQEERFISKNEVTELIRKTIDNLINIQDETGEFLLHLDDGRTIDTKGWAGWEWTHGIGLYGIYKYYEQTDDNEALAIIDSWFHDRFTERLATKNVNTVCPFLTLAYRYEETGRKEWLPYLQAWADWVMHDMPRTDKGGLQHVVYNSENHQQLWDDTLMMSVLPLAKIGQLLNRPDYVEEAKYQFLVHVQYLMDRETGAWFHGWTFEGNHNFARARWARGNSWLTIVIPEFIELLDLPPHDPIRRFLIQVLESQVEALAKWQSESGLWHTLLDDPSSYLEASATAGFAYGILKAVRMRYLDASYYDIAEKAIKSIIHHITPDGELEQVSFGTAMGDDLDYYRTIPLTSMPYGQAMAILCLSEYLRTYL from the coding sequence ATGAAGACATTCAGCGTCAAGCACAGCCCGCTTTTGAGGCAGGAAGAGCGTTTCATCTCCAAGAATGAAGTCACTGAATTGATCAGAAAGACTATCGACAACCTGATCAATATACAGGATGAAACTGGTGAATTTCTGCTTCATCTGGATGATGGTCGAACCATAGACACAAAAGGATGGGCTGGCTGGGAATGGACCCACGGCATCGGTCTTTATGGTATCTACAAGTATTACGAACAAACCGATGACAACGAGGCATTGGCCATCATCGACTCCTGGTTCCATGACCGCTTTACCGAGCGACTGGCAACCAAGAACGTCAACACGGTATGCCCCTTTCTCACACTCGCCTACCGCTACGAGGAGACAGGTCGCAAGGAGTGGTTACCGTATCTGCAGGCCTGGGCAGATTGGGTCATGCACGATATGCCCCGTACCGACAAGGGCGGACTACAGCATGTCGTTTACAACAGCGAGAATCATCAACAACTCTGGGACGACACACTGATGATGAGCGTGCTGCCGTTGGCCAAGATCGGGCAGCTCCTCAACAGGCCAGATTATGTGGAAGAAGCGAAATACCAGTTCCTGGTACACGTCCAGTATCTCATGGACAGGGAAACAGGCGCCTGGTTTCATGGCTGGACGTTCGAAGGCAACCATAATTTCGCCAGGGCACGCTGGGCGCGTGGCAATAGCTGGTTGACAATCGTCATTCCCGAATTTATCGAGCTTCTCGATCTTCCTCCCCACGATCCTATTCGACGTTTTCTCATCCAGGTTCTGGAATCCCAGGTAGAGGCACTGGCCAAGTGGCAATCGGAATCAGGGTTGTGGCATACGCTACTTGATGACCCATCCTCTTACCTGGAGGCATCAGCAACAGCCGGCTTCGCCTATGGCATTCTCAAAGCCGTCAGAATGCGCTATCTCGACGCTTCCTATTACGACATCGCCGAGAAGGCCATCAAAAGTATCATTCACCACATCACCCCTGATGGAGAGTTAGAGCAAGTCTCTTTCGGAACCGCTATGGGAGATGATCTTGACTATTACCGAACGATTCCCTTGACATCCATGCCCTATGGCCAGGCCATGGCAATCCTGTGCCTATCAGAATACTTGAGGACATATTTATAA
- a CDS encoding oligogalacturonate-specific porin KdgM family protein, translating to MRATHQSRWFIGTATACMTMFLAGPSLAAEDILTMKLEHTTNSHALTLPKVAITRVFDDTSSLTLEKSWYWQEGVHENGWPKHDEGFVNYSFPSQGLGEDNRWSLTPQLGAKFRPNVTRALAAIKLGYQGNGWNLSGRYRYEQETTHKTAKEGTAGRIDLYASYDINDEWMLLYNPHYHFKHEDDSPDFGTGDRDYLEQELLIFHKLDAKNTLFGGYIQRDKNSDQASMDPGQRNSSWLIGYQHRF from the coding sequence ATGCGAGCCACACACCAGTCGAGATGGTTCATCGGTACCGCCACAGCCTGCATGACGATGTTTCTGGCAGGACCTTCTCTCGCTGCCGAAGACATCCTGACAATGAAGCTGGAACACACTACCAATAGCCATGCCCTGACCTTGCCCAAGGTGGCTATCACTCGAGTCTTTGATGACACTTCATCCCTGACCCTTGAAAAATCCTGGTACTGGCAGGAAGGCGTCCATGAGAATGGTTGGCCAAAACACGATGAGGGATTTGTCAACTACTCCTTTCCTTCCCAGGGTCTGGGCGAAGATAACAGGTGGTCCTTGACACCGCAGCTAGGTGCAAAATTTCGCCCGAATGTGACTCGTGCCTTGGCTGCTATAAAGCTAGGTTATCAAGGCAATGGTTGGAATCTTTCCGGGCGCTATCGTTACGAACAAGAAACGACTCATAAAACAGCAAAAGAAGGTACGGCAGGAAGGATAGATCTATATGCCAGTTATGACATCAACGATGAATGGATGCTCCTATATAACCCTCATTACCATTTCAAGCATGAAGACGATTCACCTGATTTCGGCACCGGAGATCGTGACTATCTCGAGCAGGAGCTACTAATCTTTCATAAGCTCGATGCCAAAAACACGCTCTTCGGCGGTTATATTCAACGGGACAAGAATAGCGACCAGGCATCAATGGATCCCGGTCAGCGAAACAGTTCCTGGCTGATTGGCTATCAACACAGGTTCTAA
- a CDS encoding TRAP transporter large permease: MILDAGLVLVLSFLGLLVIGAPIGICIAASSAITILLELPADIAIFTTAQKMASSLDSFTLLAVPFFIFSGVLMNNGGIALRLVNFAKLFSARIPGSLAHTNIVGNMMFGAISGSAIAASTSIGGVMVPMSEKEGYSRPFSASANIASAPTGMLIPPTTSFILYALASGGTSISALFAGGLVAGSLWGAGCILVALIIAKYRNYTVKLDLRDNSIKTVIFQALPSLLLIAIIVGGIVFGIFTAVEASAIAVIYTIFLTVIVYRTINLSSFIDSLIKATETTGVIMFLLAASSAMSFAMSITGLPTAISSAILGFSDNPATVLLIITALLLIIGCFMDIGPAILIFTPILLPITSAIDIDPIHFGIIMVFNLCIGTITPPVGTGLFIGAGIAKEKVENLLIPLLPFYFVILSVLLLITFIPEITLFLPVMMGL; encoded by the coding sequence ATGATACTGGACGCAGGCCTTGTTCTCGTCTTGTCTTTCCTTGGACTTCTTGTCATTGGAGCGCCAATTGGAATCTGTATCGCGGCCTCTTCGGCGATAACGATACTTCTGGAGCTTCCAGCAGATATTGCCATTTTCACAACGGCTCAAAAAATGGCATCAAGCCTGGATAGCTTCACACTGCTGGCCGTGCCTTTCTTTATATTTTCCGGAGTTCTCATGAACAACGGAGGAATTGCCCTTCGCCTGGTCAATTTCGCCAAACTATTCAGTGCCAGGATTCCTGGATCGTTGGCACACACGAATATTGTCGGCAACATGATGTTTGGAGCGATCTCAGGATCCGCGATTGCCGCCTCGACCTCCATCGGGGGAGTCATGGTTCCCATGAGCGAGAAGGAAGGTTATAGCCGACCATTCTCTGCATCTGCAAATATCGCCTCTGCCCCTACGGGAATGCTGATCCCTCCGACAACCTCTTTTATTCTCTATGCATTGGCCAGTGGCGGAACCTCAATATCTGCTCTGTTTGCCGGAGGGCTCGTAGCCGGCAGCCTATGGGGTGCAGGATGTATCCTGGTCGCTCTGATCATTGCCAAGTACCGGAACTACACAGTCAAGCTGGACTTGCGCGATAACTCCATCAAGACCGTCATCTTTCAGGCACTTCCCAGCCTTCTTCTGATTGCCATCATCGTCGGTGGCATCGTATTTGGCATCTTTACGGCTGTCGAAGCATCTGCCATTGCTGTTATCTACACAATATTCTTGACCGTCATCGTCTATCGAACCATTAATCTAAGTTCCTTCATCGATTCATTGATCAAAGCAACCGAGACGACTGGCGTGATCATGTTTCTTCTCGCGGCCTCTTCGGCCATGTCGTTCGCCATGTCCATCACAGGATTGCCTACAGCAATCAGCTCCGCCATTTTAGGGTTTTCCGATAATCCAGCTACCGTATTGTTAATCATCACGGCCTTGCTCCTTATCATCGGATGCTTCATGGACATTGGCCCTGCCATCTTGATCTTTACGCCGATTCTCCTTCCCATTACATCAGCAATTGATATCGATCCAATACATTTCGGCATTATCATGGTATTCAACTTGTGCATCGGAACCATCACTCCTCCTGTGGGAACCGGGCTTTTCATTGGTGCCGGCATCGCCAAGGAAAAGGTCGAAAATTTGCTTATCCCTCTTTTACCTTTCTACTTTGTCATCCTTTCAGTCCTGCTACTAATCACTTTCATCCCGGAAATTACATTATTCCTTCCCGTCATGATGGGACTCTAG
- a CDS encoding TRAP transporter small permease, whose translation MQKVRTVIDRSIQLVCCFLFMVMVVTASWQVISRYILNSPSTTSEAFLRCSLIWLSMLAIAYVAGRREHVSLTLFTDKLTGSWKMASDLLTELLFIVFSIFIMIHGGFHAASNTMSQLYPMLNIPKGLIYLSLPVSGCIIVAYSIINCLKIIQNSQTIRSQ comes from the coding sequence ATGCAAAAAGTACGCACAGTAATTGATCGAAGCATACAGCTCGTTTGTTGCTTTCTATTCATGGTGATGGTGGTAACAGCCAGCTGGCAGGTGATCAGCCGTTATATTCTCAACAGCCCCAGCACAACATCAGAAGCTTTTCTTCGCTGTTCCTTGATATGGCTTTCCATGCTCGCCATCGCTTATGTTGCGGGCCGGCGAGAGCATGTCAGCTTGACACTATTCACTGATAAGCTGACCGGATCCTGGAAAATGGCTTCCGACCTTTTAACCGAACTACTTTTCATTGTTTTTTCCATCTTTATCATGATACATGGCGGTTTTCATGCCGCATCCAACACGATGTCACAACTATACCCCATGTTGAACATCCCGAAAGGGTTGATTTATCTATCTCTGCCTGTGTCCGGCTGCATCATCGTTGCATATAGCATTATCAACTGCTTGAAAATAATCCAAAACTCACAGACGATCAGGAGTCAGTGA